In one window of Mauremys reevesii isolate NIE-2019 linkage group 22, ASM1616193v1, whole genome shotgun sequence DNA:
- the DPF1 gene encoding zinc finger protein neuro-d4, giving the protein MKLYRAPPSRAGSRAAGMAAAVHNPLKSLGEEFYREAIEHCRSYNARLCAERSMRLPFLDSQTGVAQNNCYIWMEKTHRGPGLAPGQIYTYPARCWRKKRRLNILEDPRLRPCEFKIDCEAPLKKEGGLPEGPVLEALLCAETGDKKTELKEEELVLDCQKQQAGEFPHDLEGDDLEDDIPRRKNKAKGKAYGIGGMRKRQDTTSLEDRDKPYVCDICGKRYKNRPGLSYHYTHTHLAEEEGEEGPRCRATPLPLHRRRNPSEFYKELNWVPENQRRHTAKKAPDGSVIPNGYCDFCLGGAKKTGCPEDLISCADCGRSGHPSCLQFTVNMTAAVRTYRWQCIECKSCSLCGTSENDDQLLFCDDCDRGYHMYCLSPPMAEPPEGSWSCYLCLRQLKDKASAYITLT; this is encoded by the exons CCTGGGGGAGGAGTTCTACCGCGAGGCCATCGAGCACTGTCGCAGCTACAATGCGCGGCTCTGCGCCGAGCGCAGCATGCGCCTGCCCTTCCTCGACTCGCAGACCGGCGTGGCCCAGAACAACTGCTACATCTGGATGGAAAAGACCCACCGGGGGCCAG GCCTGGCCCCGGGGCAGATCTACACGTACCCGGCCCGCTGCTGGCGCAAGAAACGGCGACTGAACATCCTGGAGGATCCACGTCTGAGGCCTTGTGAGTTCAAGATCG ACTGCGAGGCCCCCCTGAAGAAGGAGGGGGGGCTCCCAGAGGGGCCGGTGCTGGAGGCTCTGCTCTGCGCCGAGACCGGCGACAAGAAAACCGAGctgaaggaggaggagctggtgcTGGATTGTCAG AAGCAGCAGGCGGGCGAGTTCCCCCACGACCTGGAGGGCGACGACCTGGAGGACGACATCCCCCGGCGCAAGAACAAGGCCAAGGGcaag GCCTACGGGATCGGGGGCATGCGGAAGAGGCAGGACACCACCTCGCTGGAGGACCGTGACAAGCCTTACGTCTGCGACA tctGCGGGAAGCGCTACAAGAACCGGCCCGGGCTGAGCTATCACTACACCCACACCCACCTGGCGGAGGAGGAGGGCGAGGAGGGACCCAGGTGTCGGGCgacacccctgcccctgcaccgcaggaggaa CCCGTCAGAGTTTTACAAAGAGCTGAACTGGGTCCCCGAGAACCAGCGCAGACACACAG CTAAGAAAGCCCCGGACGGCTCGGTCATTCCCAACGGTTACTGTGATTTCTGCCTAGGGGGGGCCAAGAAAACCGGCTGCCCCGAGGACCTGATCTCCTGCGCGGACTGCGGGCGCTCGG GTCACCCCTCGTGTCTACAGTTCACGGTGAACATGACGGCGGCCGTGCGCACGTACCGCTGGCAGTGCATCGAGTGCAAATCCTGCAGCCTCTGCGGTACCTCGGAGAACGAC GACCAGCTGCTCTTCTGTGATGACTGCGACCGGGGCTACCACATGTACTGCCTGAGCCCCCCCATGGCAGAGCCCCCCGAAG ggagctggagctgctaCCTGTGCCTGCGGCAGCTGAAGGACAAGGCCTCGGCTTACATCACGCTCACCTAG